The genomic region TCGCGCTGCGCGATGAGGGGCGTCGCCTCGTGATCGAGGGCCCGGACCGCCACAGCCTTTTCGGCAGCGACCCGGTGCCGCGCGTGCGCCTGCATCTGGCGCGCCTTTCACGCATCGATGTCGACGGCGCGGGGCGCATCACGCTCGAAGGCCCGGTCGAGTCTCTCCTCCTCGACATCGACGGCGCAGCCGAGGCCACGCTTTCCGGCCCGCGCTGCGGGGAGCTGACGGTCCGCATCGACGGGGCCGGGGCGGTGGACGCCGCGGAGCTGCCCTGCGAGGCCGTGCGTATCGCGGTGGACGGTGCCGGCAAGGTCGAAGCCCATGCCAGCCGCTCGGCCCGGGTGGGGCTGGACGGCATCGGATCGATCACCGTGCACGGCCGTCCGGCCGAGGTGAGCGTCGACAAGGACGGCCTCGGCACGGTGCGCTTCCCCGACCGTCCCGGCATCTAGAGCCTTCTTCGTCTCCTCCCTTGGCACCCGCCCTCGCGCGCGGGTAAGATCGCGATCGGCCGGCGGGCGGCGCGCGCCGCTCCCGGATTGCGTCGCAGCCGTGTCCTTGATGCGGAACACCGTGCGGCCGCGGCAGACGGAGGGCTCATGAGCGACGAGACGCAGGAGCGGAAGACGTTTTCCCTCGAGGAGGCGGCGCTGCGCTACCACCGCGAGCCGGTGCCCGGAAAGCTCGCGATCCGCGCGACCAAGCCGCTGGCCAACCAGCTCGATCTCTCGCTCGCCTATTCCCCGGGTGTCGCCGCCGCCAGCCGTGCGATCGCGGACGATCCCGACAAGGTGGTCGACTACACGATCCGCGGCAATCTCGTGGCGGTGGTCACCAACGGCACGGCGGTGCTGGGCCTCGGCGACATCGGCCCGCTGGCCGCCAAGCCGGTGATGGAGGGCAAGGCCGTCCTCTTCAAGAAGTTCGCGAACATCAACTGCTTCGACATCGAGGTCGACGCGAAGGACGTGGACTCCTTCGTCGAGGTGGTCGCGCGGCTCGCCCCCACGGTCGGCGGCATCAACCTCGAGGACATCAAGGCGCCGGAATGCTTCGAGATCGAAAGGCGTCTGCGCGAACGCCTCGACATCCCCGTCTTCCATGACGACCAGCACGGGACGGCCATCGTGGTTGCGGCCGCGGTGCTGAACGGGCTCGAGGTCGTGGGCAAGCGCATCGAGGACGTGCGCATGGTCTCCGTCGGTGCGGGCGCCGCAAGCATCGCCTGCACCGACCTGCTCATCAAGATCGGCCTCGACCCCGAGAAGGTCCTGATGGTGGACCGCGCGGGCGTCATCTACGAGGGCCGCGAGCAGGACATGAACCCCCACAAGGCCCGCTTCGCCCGCAGGACGGACAAGCGCACGCTGGAGGAGGCGATCGAGGACGCGGACATCTTTCTCGGGCTCTCGGGCCCCGGCGTGCTCAGGAAGGAGTGGGTGAAGAAGATGGCCGAGCGCCCGCTCATCCTGGCGCTCGCCAACCCCGTGCCCGAGATCCTGCCCGAAGACGCGCTCGAGGCCCGGCCGGATGCCGTGATCGCGACCGGCCGCTCGGACTATCCCAATCAGGTCAACAACGTCCTCTGCTTCCCCTTTCTCTTCCGCGGCGCGCTCGACGTCGGCGCGACCGAGATCAACGACGAGATGAAGATCGCGGCCGCCCGCGCGATCGCGGGGCTTGCGCGCAAGGAGGCCTCCGATGTCGTGGTGCGCGCCTACCAGGCGGGCGAGGGCCTGAAGCTCGGGCCGAAGTATCTGATCCCGAAGCCCTTCGACCCCCGGCTCATCACGGAGGTGGCGCCCGCCGTGGCGAAGGCGGCGATGGAGACCGGCGTCGCGCGCCGCCCGATCGCCGACTTCGACGCCTACCGCCGCAGCCTGGAGAACATCGTCTTCCGCTCCGGCACGCTGATGCAGCCGATCTTCGATGCCGCACGCCGGCACAGGAAGCGGCTGATCTTCGCGGAGGGCGAGGATCCAAGGGTGCTGCAGGCGGCCCAGATCATGGTCGACGACCGGCTCGCCGACATCACCCTCGTCGGCCGGCCCGAGGTGGTGGCGATGCGCATCGAGCGCGCGGGGCTGCGCCTGAAGCCGGGCCAGGACGTCGAGATCGTGAACCCCCAGTCGGACGCCCGCTACCGCGAGTACTGGACGCTCTACCACAGCCTGATGGAGCGCAAGGGCGTCTCGCCCGGCGAGGCCCGCACGGTGGTGCGCACCAACAACACCGTCATCGCCGCACTCGCCGTGCGGCGGGGCGAGGCGGATGCCATGGTCGCCGGCCCCGTCGGCCGCTACCATGCCCATCTGAAGGCGATCCTGGACGTGATCGGTCTCGAGTCGGGCGCGCGCGTGGCGGCGGCGCTGTCGATCCTGCTGCTGCGGCGCGGGACCTTCTTCCTGTGCGACACCTACATCAATCCCGAACCCTCGGCCGAGGAGATCGCCGAGATCGCCATGATGGCCGCGCGCGAGGTGCGCCGCTTCGGTCTCAAGCCGAAGGTGGCGCTGCTCTCGCACTCCAACTTCGGCTCGGCGGACACGCCGTCCGCACGGCGGATGCGCGAGGCGCTGCAGATCCTCCACCGCCGCGTCCCCGACCTCGAGGCCGAAGGCGAGATGCATGGCGATGCGGCGCTCGACGAGGCGATCCGCTCGGAGATCTTCCCCAACTCGCGCCTCAAGGGCTCCGCCAATCTGCTGGTGATGCCGAATCTCGATGCCGCCAACATCTCGTATGAGCTGCTGAAGGTGCTGGGCGACGGCCAGCCGGTGGGCCCGCTTCTCATCGGCACCGCCAAGCCGGCCCATATCGTCACCCCTTCGGTGACGGCGCGCGGCATCCTCAATGTCGCGGCGATCGCGGCGGTCG from Rhodothalassiaceae bacterium harbors:
- the dme gene encoding NAD-dependent malic enzyme; this encodes MSDETQERKTFSLEEAALRYHREPVPGKLAIRATKPLANQLDLSLAYSPGVAAASRAIADDPDKVVDYTIRGNLVAVVTNGTAVLGLGDIGPLAAKPVMEGKAVLFKKFANINCFDIEVDAKDVDSFVEVVARLAPTVGGINLEDIKAPECFEIERRLRERLDIPVFHDDQHGTAIVVAAAVLNGLEVVGKRIEDVRMVSVGAGAASIACTDLLIKIGLDPEKVLMVDRAGVIYEGREQDMNPHKARFARRTDKRTLEEAIEDADIFLGLSGPGVLRKEWVKKMAERPLILALANPVPEILPEDALEARPDAVIATGRSDYPNQVNNVLCFPFLFRGALDVGATEINDEMKIAAARAIAGLARKEASDVVVRAYQAGEGLKLGPKYLIPKPFDPRLITEVAPAVAKAAMETGVARRPIADFDAYRRSLENIVFRSGTLMQPIFDAARRHRKRLIFAEGEDPRVLQAAQIMVDDRLADITLVGRPEVVAMRIERAGLRLKPGQDVEIVNPQSDARYREYWTLYHSLMERKGVSPGEARTVVRTNNTVIAALAVRRGEADAMVAGPVGRYHAHLKAILDVIGLESGARVAAALSILLLRRGTFFLCDTYINPEPSAEEIAEIAMMAAREVRRFGLKPKVALLSHSNFGSADTPSARRMREALQILHRRVPDLEAEGEMHGDAALDEAIRSEIFPNSRLKGSANLLVMPNLDAANISYELLKVLGDGQPVGPLLIGTAKPAHIVTPSVTARGILNVAAIAAVEAAEQMELGLLRPGGG